The following proteins are co-located in the Penaeus monodon isolate SGIC_2016 chromosome 10, NSTDA_Pmon_1, whole genome shotgun sequence genome:
- the LOC119577594 gene encoding uncharacterized protein LOC119577594, which yields MADQGFKERGDRGGESEGGARNGTTMTQVCKSTVMSCPSLEQASLHRISEEMKETLLWNVINSQRVFNEQVKRAVLEAQNRCPGLRTCQEDNKFADCNGHMSTDMTSPLINTCNEQDKYKSISTNKECVSISSNDKKPLNTSTSSKHDSMSDTCNFDQILAKNRNSDTQGHTHTSCIDEQQCDLNDLSAASEELLNSFSDENRLLTNNTVLDDCIGDHINSCQRVKSGFDLNKDCPRDGSTSMENGRTDIHPAQSGSNKVSSKPESCVSAYPCCPHVSCLYNQPGKLCTVLGKQFILTSIEDAPVLIELKLEMLHGHPCGCLILWRGKNPVPLASLRDGTQIYFDAVVFPNSSRFTCLVVWQEEKPKVSVEPYFDSCVFLCEVKGVTGTLISFEKGMGCVSAVIDGEVEMLTFSPSIFFINGKKVGGKSRIIELLANKDLKVCIDVVKFATAGECVSLCSRIWKKEEPANQNLQIVPNHLTLYRNVQGSFIKNKKQAHLYIDVEANVNMTEDEYYLQFNLDGNEISLPWVDKILHVNNRKTKADVTVRRVRAHILRWKSNTNMIAYRFLMVQAYTGRTQQLETDFHKDETKISHLSMDETHNAESDTSMLVLTELSEVSACVDLDSPDSNANNHLSSGVGQTKDLSVVSCTYETKGMENKALLSIPFQK from the coding sequence ATGGCTGATCAAGGATTTAAGGAGAGAGGTGACAGAGGTGGAGAGTCTGAAGGTGGAGCAAGAAATGGTACGACTATGACTCAGGTTTGCAAAAGCACTGTCATGTCATGCCCATCTCTAGAACAAGCATCTCTGCACAGGATTtctgaggaaatgaaggaaaccTTGCTTTGGAATGTGATCAATAGTCAAAGAGTGTTCAATGAACAAGTAAAGAGAGCTGTCTTAGAAGCACAAAACAGATGTCCTGGCTTGAGAACATGCCAAGAGGACAATAAATTTGCTGATTGTAATGGACATATGTCAACAGACATGACAAGTCCATTGATCAACACCTGTAATGAACAAGacaaatataaatcaatatcCACAAATAAGGAATGTGTCAGTATCAGCTCTAATGATAAAAAGCCATTGAATACCAGCACCAGCAGCAAGCATGACTCCATGAGTGACACATGCAATTTTGATCAAATATtagcaaaaaatagaaatagtgacACACAAGGGCATACTCATACCAGCTGCATTGATGAACAACAGTGTGATTTAAATGATCTCTCTGCAGCCAGTGAGGAGCTACTCAATTCCTTTAGTGATGAAAACAGGCTTCTGACAAACAATACAGTCCTTGATGACTGTATTGGGGATCATATTAATTCTTGTCAAAGAGTGAAAAGTGGATTTGATTTGAATAAAGATTGTCCCAGAGACGGCTCAACATCCATGGAGAACGGGAGAACTGACATCCATCCTGCTCAGTCTGGGTCAAATAAGGTATCATCTAAACCAGAGTCTTGTGTCAGTGCATACCCATGCTGCCCACATGTGTCTTGTTTGTATAATCAGCCAGGTAAGCTTTGCACAGTCTTAGGGAAACAATTCATCTTGACAAGTATTGAAGATGCCCCAGTACTGATTGAACTGAAGCTAGAAATGCTGCATGGCCATCCATGCGGGTGCTTGATTCTTTGGCGAGGGAAGAATCCAGTACCATTGGCTAGCCTAAGAGATGGAACGCAAATATATTTTGATGCTGTTGTATTTCCAAATTCATCCAGATTTACATGTTTGGTGGTCTGGCAAGAAGAGAAGCCAAAAGTAAGTGTAGAGCCATATTTTGATTCTTGTGTATTTCTATGTGAGGTAAAGGGAGTTACTGGGACCCTAATATCTTTTGAAAAGGGCATGGGATGTGTTAGTGCTGTTATAGATGGAGAAGTGGAAATGCTCACGTTTTCtccttcaatttttttcattaatggaaAGAAGGTTGGGGGAAAATCTAGAATAATTGAACTCCTTGCCAACAAAGATTTGAAAGTATGCATAGATGTTGTCAAATTTGCAACAGCAGGTGAATGTGTCTCACTTTGTTCTCGAATTTGGAAAAAAGAGGAACCAGCCAATCAAAATCTGCAGATAGTTCCAAATCATTTAACTTTATATAGAAATGTACAGGGCAGCtttattaagaataaaaaacaagccCATTTGTACATTGATGTAGAAGCCAATGTTAACATGACAGAGGATGAATATTATCTACAATTTAATTTAGATGGAAATGAAATAAGTCTGCCTTGGGTTGATAAAATCTTGCATGTAAACAACAGAAAGACAAAGGCAGATGTGACAGTAAGAAGAGTAAGGGCGCACATCTTGCGATGGAAGAGCAACACCAACATGATTGCTTACAGATTCTTAATGGTTCAAGCATATACAGGTAGAACACAGCAGCTAGAAACTGATTTCCACAAGGATGAAACCAAAATTTCTCATTTGTCTATGGATGAAACACACAATGCAGAGTCAGACACAAGCATGCTTGTACTTACAGAGTTAAGTGAAGTTAGTGCATGTGTGGATTTAGATAGTCCTGACTCAAATGCCAATAATCATTTATCAAGTGGGGTAGGACAAACAAAAGATCTTTCGGTTGTTTCATGTACATATGAAACAAAAGGTATGGAAAATAAGGCATTGTTAAGTATCCCTTTTCAAAAATAG